The Deinococcus koreensis genome window below encodes:
- a CDS encoding alpha/beta hydrolase family protein, whose product MVPESGPQTPPLPASVPGDARPDAPALAPRGPHAVGVHTLSLVNPGQPDVTRPAPDGTLARTDRRLTVEVWYPTPGESGSGAMVYQDVIPSTPPVPYRVPGRATRDAPVKPEGPYPLVIVSHGYPGSRYFLSNLTENLASKGYVVAAIDHTGSTFGDMGHFAVTLLNRPTDILFTLAELDRLGAAGGDSPLSGAVDASRTAVVGYSMGGYGALNAAGAGFGPEVRPLVPGGALAGREAGAIRPDPRIHAVVALAPWGSGAAVKAARIPVGGAFGFWDAAGLAGLRVPTLFIAGEHDDVSGFEGGVKALFEHAVNAERSLLVYRGARHNIAGNPAPAIPGPISAEDFLRYAEPVWDTARLHNLNQHFITAFLGLHLKGQQDAAPYLQVPTPVASDASPDAPWPGFPARTAVGIELHHLNAGQMAGPGAGETLS is encoded by the coding sequence ATGGTTCCTGAATCCGGCCCGCAGACCCCGCCCCTTCCGGCCTCCGTGCCGGGGGACGCCCGCCCGGACGCTCCCGCTCTCGCGCCGCGCGGCCCCCACGCTGTCGGCGTCCACACCCTCTCACTGGTCAACCCGGGCCAGCCGGACGTGACCCGCCCCGCCCCGGACGGCACCCTGGCCCGCACGGATCGGCGCCTGACGGTCGAGGTCTGGTATCCCACGCCCGGCGAGAGCGGCAGCGGGGCGATGGTCTACCAGGACGTGATTCCCAGCACGCCGCCCGTGCCGTACCGCGTGCCCGGCCGCGCCACCCGAGATGCGCCCGTGAAACCGGAGGGGCCGTACCCGCTGGTGATCGTGTCTCACGGCTATCCGGGCAGCCGATACTTCCTGTCGAACCTCACGGAGAATCTGGCCAGCAAGGGCTACGTGGTCGCCGCCATCGACCATACCGGCAGCACCTTCGGTGATATGGGCCACTTCGCGGTCACGCTGCTGAACCGGCCCACCGACATCCTGTTCACGCTGGCTGAACTGGATCGGCTGGGGGCGGCGGGGGGCGACTCACCGCTCAGCGGCGCGGTGGACGCCTCGCGCACGGCCGTGGTCGGCTACTCGATGGGCGGCTACGGCGCGCTGAACGCCGCTGGCGCCGGCTTCGGCCCGGAGGTGCGGCCGCTGGTGCCCGGCGGGGCGCTCGCCGGGCGGGAGGCGGGCGCGATCCGGCCCGACCCCCGCATCCACGCGGTCGTGGCCCTGGCACCCTGGGGCTCAGGCGCCGCCGTGAAGGCGGCCCGGATCCCGGTCGGGGGGGCGTTCGGGTTCTGGGACGCGGCCGGTCTGGCCGGACTGAGGGTGCCCACCCTCTTCATTGCCGGCGAGCACGACGACGTGTCGGGCTTCGAGGGCGGCGTGAAGGCGCTGTTCGAGCATGCGGTCAACGCCGAGCGCTCGCTGCTGGTGTACCGGGGGGCGCGCCACAACATCGCCGGCAACCCGGCCCCGGCCATCCCCGGCCCCATCAGCGCCGAGGATTTCCTGCGCTACGCCGAGCCGGTCTGGGACACGGCGCGGCTGCACAACCTCAACCAGCACTTCATCACGGCCTTCCTGGGGCTGCACCTGAAGGGGCAACAGGACGCGGCCCCTTATCTGCAGGTGCCCACCCCGGTCGCCAGCGACGCTTCCCCGGACGCTCCCTGGCCGGGCTTCCCCGCGCGCACGGCGGTCGGAATCGAGCTG
- the glp gene encoding gephyrin-like molybdotransferase Glp has protein sequence MTPPADPSRDFPMHVSVEQAREMLSALLSPPGHETVPLQGALGRTLAAPLRALVSHPSATESALDGIACREADTLGATPGAPARLRVVGESRAGLPFPASVGPGECTRIYTGAPMPAGADAICPVEELLDDGPEHVLLRRPASPGDVRREGGDFRAGEEVMAAGLPLTAPRVALAAALGHQTLPVRRRFRVALLSTGDEVVEPGQLLRPGQVYDSNRYGLAAMLAECGCEVVMLGHAPDSVEALEEAVARSGGADLLVTSGGVSMGRYDFMRDLLIDHGRVAFWKVRMRPGGPAILGGWKGLPVIGLPGNPVSSLVVFHVIVRPALTGQPLQALTLRAATPFRALGDKAAFWRGVIRGGQVHDYGQQGSGILRSLSDADALVIVPEGQPVAVGDDVQVVLL, from the coding sequence ATGACCCCTCCCGCCGATCCCAGCCGTGACTTTCCCATGCATGTCAGCGTCGAGCAGGCCCGCGAGATGCTGTCCGCGCTGCTCTCCCCGCCGGGCCACGAGACCGTGCCGTTGCAAGGCGCGCTGGGCCGCACGCTGGCCGCGCCGCTCAGAGCCCTGGTCAGCCACCCCAGCGCCACCGAGAGCGCGCTGGACGGGATCGCCTGCCGGGAGGCCGATACGTTAGGCGCCACACCCGGCGCCCCGGCCCGCCTGAGGGTCGTGGGCGAGAGCCGGGCCGGGCTGCCCTTCCCCGCGTCGGTCGGGCCGGGCGAATGCACGCGCATCTACACCGGGGCGCCCATGCCGGCCGGCGCCGACGCCATCTGCCCGGTCGAGGAACTGCTGGACGACGGCCCGGAGCATGTCCTCCTGCGCCGGCCCGCCAGCCCCGGCGACGTCCGGCGCGAGGGGGGCGACTTCCGGGCCGGCGAGGAGGTCATGGCGGCCGGGCTGCCCCTCACGGCGCCGCGCGTGGCGCTGGCCGCCGCGCTGGGGCACCAGACGCTGCCGGTACGCCGCCGCTTCCGGGTGGCGCTGCTCAGCACGGGCGACGAGGTGGTCGAGCCCGGTCAGCTCCTGCGGCCCGGTCAGGTCTACGACTCCAACCGCTACGGTCTGGCCGCCATGCTTGCCGAATGCGGCTGCGAGGTGGTCATGCTGGGCCACGCGCCGGACTCCGTGGAGGCGCTGGAGGAGGCCGTCGCGCGCTCGGGCGGCGCCGATCTGCTGGTCACCAGCGGCGGCGTCAGCATGGGCCGGTACGACTTCATGCGCGACCTGCTGATCGATCATGGCCGGGTCGCGTTCTGGAAGGTGCGCATGCGGCCCGGCGGCCCGGCCATCCTGGGCGGCTGGAAGGGGCTGCCGGTGATCGGCCTGCCGGGCAATCCGGTCAGCTCGCTGGTGGTGTTCCACGTCATCGTGCGCCCCGCGTTGACCGGCCAGCCCCTCCAGGCCCTGACCCTGCGCGCCGCCACGCCCTTCCGCGCCCTGGGCGACAAGGCGGCCTTCTGGCGCGGTGTGATCCGGGGCGGGCAGGTACACGACTACGGCCAGCAGGGCAGCGGCATCCTGCGCTCTTTAAGCGACGCCGACGCGCTGGTGATCGTGCCCGAGGGCCAGCCGGTGGCGGTGGGCGACGACGTGCAGGTCGTGCTGCTTTAA
- a CDS encoding CAP domain-containing protein has protein sequence MHGRTLIRRAVSAALWTVGLFGLGVLGMWWAGWLPWPLAGERPPSAPVQPVPVQMAPIQAAPVQPAPEQTVPTPPLPEPQPEPAAPSVAAPPSAPPDDLQGESAQPTPPPTAPSAPLDDLNQLRQLAGLSLVTAEPAWAAGCAAHARYLVGVDRGEHAEDPRHPLSSPEGVDCAPGHYFVSSQPDSGAERALGYWATGAFHLPQLLDPRLGRVALGLAHDSRGGVQSAAVLDVRRGLSGAARYPVRFPQPASWSPFRASAASEWPDPLPGCAGYDHPVGPPVALLLGPDTETGGAGGSKAEVSGAALKVNGRPVAACLLTAQTFQGASATETRVGRGVLAAQGAAILLPRQPLPAGAEVRVSFRTPAGPVAWSFRVE, from the coding sequence ATGCACGGACGGACGCTGATCAGGCGGGCGGTGAGCGCGGCACTGTGGACTGTGGGCCTGTTCGGACTGGGCGTGCTGGGGATGTGGTGGGCCGGCTGGCTGCCCTGGCCGCTGGCCGGAGAACGCCCCCCGTCGGCGCCTGTCCAACCTGTGCCTGTCCAGATGGCGCCCATTCAGGCGGCGCCCGTGCAGCCTGCACCGGAACAGACAGTGCCTACCCCTCCCCTGCCGGAGCCGCAGCCCGAGCCGGCGGCTCCTTCCGTCGCCGCCCCTCCTTCAGCCCCGCCGGACGATCTGCAGGGCGAATCCGCTCAGCCGACCCCGCCGCCGACAGCCCCATCAGCCCCCCTGGACGACCTCAACCAGTTGCGCCAGCTGGCTGGACTGAGCCTCGTGACAGCCGAGCCCGCCTGGGCGGCCGGCTGCGCGGCGCACGCCCGCTATCTGGTGGGGGTCGACCGGGGCGAACACGCCGAAGACCCCCGGCACCCCCTGTCCTCACCAGAGGGAGTGGACTGCGCCCCCGGCCACTACTTCGTGTCGTCTCAGCCGGACTCCGGGGCCGAGCGGGCTCTGGGCTACTGGGCGACCGGCGCCTTTCATCTGCCGCAGCTGCTCGACCCGCGCCTGGGCCGCGTGGCGCTGGGCCTCGCCCACGACAGCCGGGGCGGGGTGCAGTCGGCGGCGGTGCTGGACGTGCGCCGGGGCCTGAGCGGCGCGGCCCGCTACCCGGTGCGCTTTCCGCAGCCGGCGAGCTGGAGTCCGTTCAGAGCCAGTGCCGCCTCCGAATGGCCCGATCCGCTGCCGGGCTGCGCCGGCTACGACCACCCGGTCGGGCCGCCGGTCGCCCTGCTCCTGGGGCCGGACACGGAAACCGGTGGGGCCGGGGGCAGCAAGGCCGAGGTGAGCGGAGCCGCGCTCAAGGTAAACGGCCGTCCGGTCGCAGCCTGCCTGCTGACCGCCCAGACCTTCCAGGGCGCATCCGCGACCGAGACGCGGGTGGGCCGGGGCGTGCTGGCCGCCCAGGGCGCCGCGATCCTGCTTCCACGCCAGCCGCTGCCCGCCGGGGCCGAGGTTCGCGTGAGCTTCCGCACCCCGGCCGGGCCCGTGGCCTGGAGCTTCCGGGTGGAGTGA
- a CDS encoding FKBP-type peptidyl-prolyl cis-trans isomerase codes for MNITQDKVVELDYKLTVDGEVIDQSEAGEPLTYLHGHSNIIPGLEKALEGRGAGESLQVTVQPEDGYGERDEDNVEDLDRTDFEDDVEIGATYYAQSEDGSVIPFTVMAVNGDTVQVDFNPPLAGMTLNFDVKVLAVREATAEELDHGHAHTPDTHDH; via the coding sequence ATGAACATCACTCAGGACAAGGTTGTCGAACTCGATTACAAGCTCACGGTGGACGGCGAGGTCATCGACCAGAGCGAAGCCGGCGAGCCCCTGACCTACCTGCACGGTCACAGCAACATCATCCCGGGTCTGGAAAAGGCGCTGGAGGGCCGGGGCGCGGGCGAGAGCCTGCAGGTCACCGTGCAGCCCGAGGACGGCTACGGCGAACGCGACGAGGACAACGTCGAGGATCTGGATCGCACGGATTTCGAGGACGACGTGGAGATCGGCGCGACCTACTACGCCCAGTCCGAGGACGGCTCGGTGATTCCCTTCACCGTCATGGCCGTGAACGGTGACACCGTGCAGGTCGACTTCAACCCGCCGCTGGCCGGCATGACCCTGAACTTCGACGTGAAGGTGCTGGCCGTGCGCGAGGCCACCGCCGAGGAACTCGACCACGGGCACGCCCACACCCCCGACACCCACGACCACTGA
- the aspS gene encoding aspartate--tRNA(Asn) ligase, with amino-acid sequence MTSEVQPETPRARLPRTLTRDLSAHDGQQVRLQGFVHARRDLGGVQFVVLRDVSGVTQCVGSGLHLPLAESSVEVVGTVKAHPKAPGGFEVQIAEFRVISAAVEPPPVEIPKMEWHVNPETMLDYRVVTVRGLKERAALKVQAELVAGFRDHLMAEGFTEISTPKIVSAGAEGGANLFPIDYFGRAAFLAQSPQLYKQIMVGVFERVFEVAPVYRAEEHATSRHLNEYLSLDVEMGFIEDEEDVMALENRLLAAIMERLRATAQAEFTLLGATIPEVPAHIPRITLLDARALVTEKYGHAVGGKDLDPEAERLLCQHYAEQGSDFVFVTKYPRAARPFYAHPDANADGTPSTEITRGFDLLFRGIEITSGGQRIHDHAMLMDSIAAYRLSPESLAGYTEVFKYGMPPHGGFAIGAERLTAKLLGISNVRYARAFPRDRHRLTP; translated from the coding sequence ATGACCAGCGAAGTCCAACCCGAGACCCCCCGTGCCCGGCTGCCCCGCACCCTGACCCGCGACCTGAGCGCCCACGACGGCCAGCAGGTGCGCCTGCAGGGCTTCGTCCATGCCCGGCGCGACCTGGGCGGCGTGCAGTTCGTGGTGCTGCGCGACGTGAGCGGCGTCACGCAGTGCGTGGGCAGCGGCCTGCATCTGCCGCTGGCCGAGAGCTCGGTCGAGGTCGTGGGCACCGTCAAGGCACACCCCAAGGCGCCGGGCGGCTTCGAGGTGCAGATCGCGGAGTTCCGGGTCATCAGCGCGGCGGTCGAGCCCCCGCCGGTCGAGATTCCCAAGATGGAGTGGCACGTCAACCCCGAGACCATGCTGGACTACCGCGTGGTCACGGTGCGCGGCCTCAAGGAGCGCGCCGCGCTGAAGGTGCAGGCCGAGCTGGTGGCGGGCTTCCGCGACCACCTGATGGCGGAGGGCTTCACCGAGATCAGCACGCCCAAGATCGTGTCGGCCGGGGCCGAGGGCGGCGCCAACCTCTTTCCCATCGACTACTTCGGCCGGGCCGCCTTCCTGGCCCAGAGCCCTCAGCTCTACAAGCAGATCATGGTGGGGGTCTTCGAGCGCGTGTTCGAGGTCGCGCCGGTCTACCGCGCCGAGGAGCACGCCACCTCCCGCCACCTCAACGAATACCTCTCGCTGGACGTCGAGATGGGCTTCATCGAGGACGAGGAGGACGTGATGGCCCTGGAAAACCGTCTGCTCGCGGCCATCATGGAGCGGCTGCGGGCCACCGCCCAGGCCGAGTTCACGCTGCTGGGGGCGACCATTCCCGAGGTGCCGGCGCACATCCCGCGTATCACGCTGCTGGACGCCCGCGCGCTGGTCACCGAGAAGTACGGCCACGCGGTCGGCGGCAAGGATCTCGACCCCGAGGCCGAGCGGCTGCTGTGCCAGCACTACGCCGAGCAGGGCTCCGACTTCGTGTTCGTGACCAAGTACCCGCGCGCCGCCCGGCCCTTCTACGCCCACCCCGACGCCAATGCCGACGGCACCCCGAGCACGGAGATCACGCGCGGCTTCGACCTGCTGTTCCGGGGCATCGAGATCACCTCGGGCGGCCAGCGCATCCACGACCACGCCATGCTGATGGACTCCATCGCGGCCTACCGGCTCAGTCCCGAGTCGCTGGCCGGCTACACCGAGGTCTTCAAGTACGGGATGCCGCCCCACGGCGGCTTCGCCATCGGCGCCGAGCGCCTGACCGCCAAGCTGCTGGGCATCAGCAACGTGCGCTACGCCCGCGCCTTCCCCCGCGACCGCCACCGGCTCACGCCTTAA
- a CDS encoding TetR/AcrR family transcriptional regulator, which translates to MARTRDPEQTQARLLQAAAEAVLELGPTFSLDAVARAAGVSKGGLLHHFPSREALVTALTRDLLRRFTARVSAIHGSGEPQPGAWLRAYIEVSFQEDAQERALILALSPLLNATQVMEQLAPELAEPVQAARTDGVPGGRAQAVRLACDGYWSGQLVLATRLDAAESAALKEELLSWTR; encoded by the coding sequence ATGGCACGAACCCGTGATCCAGAACAGACGCAGGCCCGGCTGTTGCAGGCCGCCGCCGAAGCTGTGCTGGAGCTTGGCCCGACCTTCTCGCTGGACGCCGTGGCCCGTGCCGCTGGGGTCAGCAAGGGCGGGTTGCTCCACCACTTCCCCAGCCGGGAGGCGCTGGTCACCGCCCTCACGCGCGACCTCCTCCGCCGCTTCACGGCCCGGGTGAGCGCCATCCACGGCTCCGGGGAACCGCAGCCAGGCGCGTGGCTGAGGGCCTACATCGAGGTCAGCTTTCAGGAGGACGCCCAGGAGCGGGCCCTGATCCTGGCGCTCTCGCCCCTGTTGAACGCCACGCAGGTGATGGAGCAGCTGGCGCCGGAACTGGCCGAGCCCGTGCAGGCTGCGCGCACCGATGGCGTGCCGGGCGGCCGCGCCCAGGCCGTGCGCCTGGCCTGCGACGGGTACTGGTCGGGCCAGCTCGTCCTCGCGACGCGCCTGGACGCCGCCGAGTCGGCCGCCCTGAAAGAGGAGCTGCTCTCGTGGACACGGTAG
- a CDS encoding MFS transporter, with protein sequence MDTVGQAPGVNGTPHPGPGWERRYWAVFIGQALSLIGSAMTQFVLLWWITDTTGSIAALSTAGMAALLPQALLGPLGGTLADRYSRRTLMIVADTVSAACMGVLIFLFATGQEQLWHVYLMMFVRSSMQAFQGPAAAASTAMLVPPEFLDRAAGLNQTLQGIMTVAAAPLGALAISLMPLGAALSIDVVTALLGVVPLLIYRIPQLRTPRDQRRSMWAEFREGVDTVWRHPGLRRLYGLLGLVVLTIMPTFTLTPLLVKAHFGGGAGQVALMEGLSGVGMIVGGLLAVTLAPKNRILTVLLALAVSCAALALTALAPAQAFWLGVVWWVLSGVTFSFGNAPLTALLQSGVPNQLQGRVLSLLSTVMGLAAPVGLAIAGPLGQLIGVRGLFVVGGALSALVCLLALLSPALRALGQPQTKAVPSAPLSSET encoded by the coding sequence GTGGACACGGTAGGCCAGGCTCCTGGAGTGAACGGCACGCCGCATCCCGGCCCCGGCTGGGAACGCCGCTACTGGGCCGTGTTCATCGGGCAGGCGCTCTCGCTGATCGGCTCGGCCATGACCCAGTTCGTACTGCTGTGGTGGATCACCGACACCACCGGCAGCATCGCGGCGCTGAGCACGGCCGGGATGGCGGCGCTGCTGCCCCAGGCGCTGCTGGGGCCGCTGGGCGGCACGCTGGCCGACCGCTACAGCCGCCGCACCCTGATGATCGTGGCGGACACCGTCAGCGCCGCGTGCATGGGGGTGCTGATCTTTCTGTTCGCCACCGGGCAGGAACAGCTCTGGCACGTCTACCTGATGATGTTCGTCCGCAGTTCCATGCAGGCCTTCCAGGGGCCGGCCGCCGCCGCCAGCACCGCCATGCTGGTGCCGCCCGAGTTCCTTGACCGGGCCGCCGGGCTCAACCAGACCCTGCAGGGCATCATGACGGTGGCCGCCGCGCCGCTGGGCGCCCTGGCGATCTCGCTGATGCCGCTGGGCGCGGCCCTGTCGATCGATGTGGTCACGGCGCTGCTGGGCGTGGTGCCCCTGCTGATCTACCGCATTCCGCAGCTCCGTACCCCCAGGGATCAGCGCCGCTCGATGTGGGCCGAGTTCCGCGAGGGCGTGGACACCGTCTGGCGGCACCCCGGCCTGCGCCGCCTGTACGGGCTGCTGGGTCTGGTGGTGCTGACCATCATGCCGACCTTCACCCTGACGCCGCTGCTGGTCAAGGCTCATTTTGGCGGCGGCGCCGGGCAGGTCGCCCTGATGGAAGGGCTCTCGGGGGTCGGGATGATCGTGGGCGGGCTGCTGGCTGTGACGCTGGCGCCAAAAAACCGCATCCTGACGGTGCTGCTGGCCCTGGCCGTGTCGTGCGCCGCGCTGGCACTGACTGCGCTGGCACCGGCCCAGGCCTTCTGGCTGGGGGTGGTGTGGTGGGTGCTCAGCGGCGTGACCTTCTCGTTCGGCAACGCGCCCCTGACCGCGCTGCTGCAAAGTGGCGTGCCCAACCAGTTGCAGGGGCGAGTGCTCTCGCTGCTGAGCACGGTCATGGGCCTGGCCGCGCCAGTGGGGCTGGCGATCGCCGGGCCGCTGGGGCAGCTTATCGGCGTACGGGGGCTGTTCGTCGTGGGCGGCGCGCTCAGCGCCCTGGTCTGCCTGCTGGCGCTGCTCTCGCCCGCCCTGCGCGCCCTGGGCCAGCCCCAGACCAAGGCCGTGCCCAGCGCCCCGCTATCCTCGGAGACATGA
- a CDS encoding HpcH/HpaI aldolase/citrate lyase family protein — protein sequence MTPFLARPRSVLFAPGNRPELIAKLPRSGPDAVVIDLEDAIPGTAGAKAGARPVARDAARDLVAAAPHLAVFLRVNALHSPYFADDLGVLTPELAGVVVPKLESAADVEAVVEALEARGLSLPLLAGLETGAGVWNAREILAHPAVRWAYFGAEDYTADLGGSRTPGGLEVLYARSQVALAARLSGVPALDIVVTALNDEPAFRADGALGRALGFVGKLCIHPAQVALAHELFGPTSAEVERARALLDAAHEAAASGHGAFSFEGQMVDEPMLVRARALVSSGDAAAEAGGRP from the coding sequence ATGACCCCGTTTCTGGCCCGCCCGCGCTCCGTGCTGTTCGCCCCTGGGAACCGGCCCGAACTGATCGCCAAGCTGCCGCGCTCCGGCCCCGACGCCGTGGTGATCGATCTGGAGGACGCCATTCCCGGCACCGCCGGGGCCAAGGCCGGCGCCCGCCCGGTGGCCCGTGACGCGGCGCGCGATCTGGTGGCGGCCGCGCCGCATCTGGCGGTGTTCCTGCGGGTCAACGCGCTCCATTCGCCCTATTTCGCGGATGACCTGGGCGTGCTGACCCCGGAACTGGCCGGCGTGGTGGTGCCCAAGCTGGAGTCGGCAGCGGACGTGGAGGCGGTCGTGGAGGCGCTGGAGGCGCGCGGCCTGAGCCTGCCCCTGCTGGCTGGCCTGGAGACGGGGGCCGGCGTGTGGAACGCCCGCGAGATCCTGGCCCACCCGGCGGTGCGCTGGGCCTACTTCGGCGCCGAGGACTACACGGCCGATCTGGGCGGATCACGCACCCCCGGCGGGCTGGAGGTGCTGTACGCCCGCTCGCAGGTGGCCCTGGCCGCCCGGCTGAGCGGCGTGCCGGCGCTGGACATCGTGGTCACGGCGCTGAACGACGAGCCGGCCTTCCGCGCCGACGGTGCGCTGGGCCGCGCGCTGGGCTTCGTCGGCAAGCTGTGCATCCACCCCGCGCAGGTCGCCCTGGCGCACGAGCTGTTCGGCCCCACGTCGGCCGAAGTGGAACGTGCCCGGGCACTGCTGGATGCCGCGCACGAGGCTGCGGCCAGCGGTCACGGCGCCTTCAGTTTCGAGGGCCAGATGGTGGACGAACCGATGCTCGTCCGGGCGCGGGCGCTGGTGAGCAGTGGAGACGCTGCAGCAGAAGCAGGAGGCCGCCCATGA
- a CDS encoding MaoC family dehydratase produces the protein MNEDLNRPQGRYFEELPPGTLIRHRNRRTVTESDNILFTTLTMNPQPLHLDHEYAAQTEFGRPLFNSMMTLSLLVGLSVHELSLGTLIANLGLTDVVFPKPVFHGDTLHAESEVLEARESRTRPGQGVVTVEHRAFNQHGDLVARCTRTMLMQKRP, from the coding sequence ATGAATGAAGACCTGAACCGCCCCCAGGGCCGCTATTTCGAGGAACTGCCGCCCGGCACGCTGATCCGCCACCGCAACCGCCGCACCGTCACCGAGTCCGACAACATCCTCTTCACCACGCTGACCATGAATCCCCAGCCGCTGCACCTCGATCACGAGTACGCCGCGCAGACCGAGTTCGGCCGCCCGCTGTTCAACTCGATGATGACGCTCTCGCTGCTGGTCGGCCTGAGCGTGCACGAACTGAGCCTGGGCACCCTGATCGCCAACCTGGGCCTGACCGACGTGGTGTTCCCGAAGCCGGTCTTCCACGGCGACACCCTGCACGCCGAATCCGAGGTGCTGGAGGCGCGCGAGAGCCGCACCCGGCCGGGTCAGGGGGTCGTGACTGTCGAGCACCGCGCGTTCAACCAGCACGGCGACCTCGTGGCCCGCTGCACACGGACGATGCTGATGCAGAAGCGACCTTGA
- a CDS encoding ABC transporter permease gives MSVPTPAPDPARTTPGTLAHQLRAALAFVFRDYHLTRRYWSWVLVFTFYDMVSAASIMLIGVAAQNPRLTLTLLLGAVMWSFLGRLFGEIANSISYERWEGTIEYTFMAPVSRLTHLVGVSLFAGAYALLRGVLVFVFMSLFVDIGASFTQVLQCLVVFVVASLGFMGIGLMAAVLPVMSTENGAQATNIIQAVFLLISGVYYPVSVLPAWLQPISALSPATYALNACRKILGVDGGGSAIAPGVSLGAVLPELGILLVFGAVTIPLGLFVFGKAETWAKRTGKLKRAG, from the coding sequence ATGAGCGTGCCCACCCCTGCGCCCGATCCGGCCCGCACCACGCCCGGCACGCTGGCCCACCAGCTGCGCGCCGCGCTGGCCTTCGTGTTCCGCGACTACCACCTGACCCGCCGCTACTGGTCGTGGGTGCTGGTCTTCACCTTCTACGACATGGTCTCGGCCGCCTCGATCATGCTGATCGGCGTGGCGGCGCAGAATCCGCGCCTGACGCTGACCCTGCTGCTGGGCGCGGTGATGTGGTCGTTCCTGGGCCGGCTGTTCGGCGAGATCGCCAACTCGATCAGCTACGAGCGCTGGGAGGGCACCATCGAGTACACCTTCATGGCGCCGGTCAGCCGCCTCACGCATCTGGTCGGCGTGAGCCTGTTCGCGGGGGCCTACGCCCTGCTGCGCGGCGTGCTGGTGTTCGTGTTCATGAGCCTGTTCGTGGACATCGGCGCCAGTTTCACCCAGGTGCTGCAGTGCCTCGTGGTGTTCGTGGTCGCCTCGCTGGGCTTCATGGGCATCGGCCTGATGGCGGCGGTGCTGCCGGTCATGAGCACCGAGAACGGGGCGCAGGCCACCAACATCATCCAGGCCGTGTTCCTGCTGATCTCCGGCGTGTACTACCCGGTGAGCGTGCTGCCGGCGTGGCTGCAGCCGATCAGTGCGCTGTCGCCCGCCACCTACGCGCTGAACGCCTGCCGCAAGATCCTGGGGGTGGACGGCGGTGGCAGCGCCATCGCGCCGGGGGTGTCGCTGGGCGCGGTGTTGCCGGAGCTGGGCATCCTGCTGGTGTTCGGGGCGGTCACCATTCCGCTGGGGCTGTTCGTGTTCGGGAAGGCCGAGACGTGGGCGAAGAGGACGGGCAAGCTCAAGCGGGCGGGTTGA
- a CDS encoding ABC transporter ATP-binding protein — MTLTAPLPEASQPHPMAHRARDLSNREIALHVQHLVKGFSKKTGGSLLRPVHTESRAVDDVSFHVRRGEIYGVLGPNGSGKSTLIRAMSTLLIPDAGTVSIFGLDVVHDEAQVRRLLNRVSVDAAFYKKLSPRENLLYSAQLYGLERHVAEERALVTLRRLGLKDKAFFEPLEEMSRGMQQKVAIARAFLTSPVVVLLDEPTTGLDPKSRRDVQEFVLELRDVHDATIILTTHDMPEAERLCDRIAFISGGRFVAEGTAEELRTLAGPGKTLEDAFIELTGEDLAKDEEPTP; from the coding sequence ATGACCCTGACCGCCCCCCTACCAGAGGCGTCTCAGCCCCATCCGATGGCCCACAGGGCCCGCGACCTCAGTAACCGCGAGATCGCCCTGCACGTGCAGCACCTCGTCAAGGGCTTCAGCAAGAAGACCGGCGGCAGCCTGCTCCGGCCGGTGCACACCGAGAGCCGCGCGGTCGACGACGTGAGCTTCCACGTCCGCCGCGGCGAGATCTACGGCGTGCTCGGCCCCAACGGCAGCGGCAAGAGCACCCTGATCCGGGCCATGAGCACCCTGCTGATCCCCGACGCCGGGACGGTCAGCATCTTCGGGCTGGACGTGGTGCACGACGAGGCGCAGGTGCGGCGGCTGCTCAACCGCGTGTCGGTGGACGCCGCCTTCTACAAGAAGCTCTCGCCGCGCGAGAACCTGCTGTATTCGGCGCAGCTCTACGGTCTGGAGCGCCACGTCGCCGAGGAGCGGGCGCTGGTCACGCTGCGGCGCCTGGGCCTGAAGGACAAGGCCTTCTTCGAGCCGCTGGAGGAGATGAGCCGCGGCATGCAGCAGAAAGTCGCCATCGCCCGCGCCTTCCTGACCAGCCCGGTGGTCGTGCTGCTGGACGAACCCACCACCGGCCTCGACCCCAAGTCCCGCCGCGACGTGCAGGAGTTCGTGCTGGAGCTGCGCGATGTCCACGACGCCACCATCATCCTGACCACCCACGACATGCCGGAGGCCGAGCGGCTGTGCGACCGGATCGCCTTCATCAGCGGCGGCCGCTTCGTCGCCGAGGGCACCGCCGAGGAACTCCGCACGCTGGCCGGCCCCGGCAAGACGCTGGAAGACGCCTTCATCGAGCTGACCGGCGAGGATCTGGCGAAAGACGAGGAACCCACCCCATGA